From Polypterus senegalus isolate Bchr_013 chromosome 15, ASM1683550v1, whole genome shotgun sequence, the proteins below share one genomic window:
- the tfpi2 gene encoding tissue factor pathway inhibitor 2 isoform X2 yields MIHKPFPQKLCEPENRWVYKRSPERVDVQIAVFRALVQRFSKVISLSRIRMKKLLLLSLMFAVLLFYVTGKQISDNRDICLLPKDDGPCRAILSRYYYNRYTQQCEEFEYGGCEGNANNFETFEDCEKTCWMIKKVPKICRLEADEGPCRALLKKYFYNFTSMACEPFYYGGCYGNDNRFDNRASCLSFCSPQTEIPSICVGPADPGSCSASVSRYYYDVKLKACKEFTYSGCGGNSNNFPSAESCTSICKKGRMNNKMNLTTMKIRRKKLQNDN; encoded by the exons ATGATTCATAAACCCTTCCCACAGAAGCTTTGCGAACCGGAAAACCGCTGGGTTTATAAACGCAGCCCAGAGAGAGTGGACGTTCAGATCGCCGTCTTCCGTGCACTAGTGCAGCGATTCTCAAAAGTTATATCGCTAAGCAGGATCAGGATGAAGAAACTCTTGCTTCTTTCCTTAATGTTTGCCGTCTTGCTCTTTTATGTAACGGGGAAGCAAATCTCgg ATAACCGAGACATCTGTCTGCTTCCCAAAGACGACGGGCCCTGCAGAGCCATTTTATCTCGGTACTATTACAACAGATACACGCAGCAGTGCGAGGAGTTTGAATACGGAGGCTGCGAAGGAAACGCAAACAACTTTGAAACTTTTGAAGATTGTGAAAAAACCTGTTGGATGATTAAAA AGGTCCCAAAAATCTGTAGACTTGAAGCAGATGAAGGCCCATGTCGTGCcttgctaaaaaaatatttttataacttcacttccATGGCGTGTGAACCTTTCTATTATGGAGGCTGCTATGGCAATGACAACCGATTTGATAATAGAGCTTCCTGTCTAAGCTTTTGTAGTCCACAGACAG AAATTCCTTCCATCTGTGTTGGACCTGCAGATCCTGGTTCTTGTTCCGCATCTGTTAGTCGATATTACTATGATGTAAAACTTAAGGCATGTAAGGAGTTCACATATTCTGGATGCGGTGGCAATTCAAATAATTTTCCTTCAGCTGAATCATGCACATCCATTTGTAAAAAAG GGCGGATGAATAATAAGATGAATTTGACAACAATGAAAATTAGAAGGAAAAAGCTCCAAAATGacaactaa
- the tfpi2 gene encoding tissue factor pathway inhibitor 2 isoform X1 — MIHKPFPQKLCEPENRWVYKRSPERVDVQIAVFRALVQRFSKVISLSRIRMKKLLLLSLMFAVLLFYVTGKQISDNRDICLLPKDDGPCRAILSRYYYNRYTQQCEEFEYGGCEGNANNFETFEDCEKTCWMIKKVPKICRLEADEGPCRALLKKYFYNFTSMACEPFYYGGCYGNDNRFDNRASCLSFCSPQTGEQLGNMAVAPSATAEYREEKRRRIEKEIPSICVGPADPGSCSASVSRYYYDVKLKACKEFTYSGCGGNSNNFPSAESCTSICKKGRMNNKMNLTTMKIRRKKLQNDN, encoded by the exons ATGATTCATAAACCCTTCCCACAGAAGCTTTGCGAACCGGAAAACCGCTGGGTTTATAAACGCAGCCCAGAGAGAGTGGACGTTCAGATCGCCGTCTTCCGTGCACTAGTGCAGCGATTCTCAAAAGTTATATCGCTAAGCAGGATCAGGATGAAGAAACTCTTGCTTCTTTCCTTAATGTTTGCCGTCTTGCTCTTTTATGTAACGGGGAAGCAAATCTCgg ATAACCGAGACATCTGTCTGCTTCCCAAAGACGACGGGCCCTGCAGAGCCATTTTATCTCGGTACTATTACAACAGATACACGCAGCAGTGCGAGGAGTTTGAATACGGAGGCTGCGAAGGAAACGCAAACAACTTTGAAACTTTTGAAGATTGTGAAAAAACCTGTTGGATGATTAAAA AGGTCCCAAAAATCTGTAGACTTGAAGCAGATGAAGGCCCATGTCGTGCcttgctaaaaaaatatttttataacttcacttccATGGCGTGTGAACCTTTCTATTATGGAGGCTGCTATGGCAATGACAACCGATTTGATAATAGAGCTTCCTGTCTAAGCTTTTGTAGTCCACAGACAG GAGAACAGCTTGGCAATatggcagtggcaccaagtgccacagcagaatatcgagaagagaagagaaggagaatAGAGAAGG AAATTCCTTCCATCTGTGTTGGACCTGCAGATCCTGGTTCTTGTTCCGCATCTGTTAGTCGATATTACTATGATGTAAAACTTAAGGCATGTAAGGAGTTCACATATTCTGGATGCGGTGGCAATTCAAATAATTTTCCTTCAGCTGAATCATGCACATCCATTTGTAAAAAAG GGCGGATGAATAATAAGATGAATTTGACAACAATGAAAATTAGAAGGAAAAAGCTCCAAAATGacaactaa
- the gngt1 gene encoding guanine nucleotide-binding protein G(T) subunit gamma-T1: MPVINIEDLTEKDKLKMEVDQLKKEVKLERAMVSKCCEEIKDYIEAGTAEDPLVKGIPEDKNPFKEKGGCIIA, encoded by the exons ATGCCTGTCATCAATATTGAAGATCTAACAGAAAAGGATAAGCTCAAAATGGAGGTAGACCAgcttaaaaaagaagtcaaacTTGAACGGGCCATG GTTTCTAAATGTTGTGAAGAAATAAAGGATTACATTGAAGCTGGTACTGCAGAAGACCCTCTTGTCAAAGGAATTCCAGAAGATAAAAACCCATTCAAGGAAAAAGGGGGTTGTATTATTGCTTAA